The following coding sequences are from one Frigoribacterium sp. Leaf415 window:
- a CDS encoding glucose-6-phosphate dehydrogenase: protein MTDTTTLIILGASGDLTERLLLPGLASLLKSDRGVDVQLIGTGRSERSPEEWGDVVKTAFNGDAGSDLAKKTLASSRYIQGDPTTVEHLKALFEASEGTPVMYFALPPAISTKVIQALAEIDLPDGLRLALEKPFGSDEESARELNAELLKIVPEERIHRTDHFLGRATVLNMIGLRFANRLFEPVWNSENIEKVEIFYDEVLGLEGRAQYYDKAGALIDMIQSHLLQVLAVIAMDAPSSIDSVELRSEIARVLRATWVKDADPVASSRRAQYAAGTIDGKDVPAYADEDGVDNDRQTETLAEVEFEVKTRRWAGVPFILRSGKGMTKIRKEVLITFKPVPALPEGLNGSSTPDTLRIEISPETMELGVTTNGSGNPFDLEKSTMSVTLGKPELTPYGEVLSGIFHDDPTLSIRGDVAERCWAIVAPVIEAWKADQVPLDTYAAGSTGPKDWPA from the coding sequence GTGACAGACACCACCACCCTCATCATCCTCGGAGCCAGCGGAGACCTCACCGAGCGTCTGCTGCTCCCCGGCCTCGCGAGCCTGCTCAAGAGCGACCGCGGCGTCGACGTCCAGCTCATCGGCACCGGCCGCAGCGAGCGCAGCCCCGAAGAATGGGGCGACGTCGTCAAGACCGCCTTCAACGGCGACGCCGGCAGCGACCTCGCCAAGAAGACGCTGGCGTCGAGCCGCTACATCCAGGGCGACCCGACCACGGTCGAGCACCTGAAGGCCCTGTTCGAGGCCAGCGAGGGCACCCCGGTGATGTACTTCGCCCTGCCGCCCGCGATCAGCACCAAGGTGATCCAGGCGCTCGCCGAGATCGACCTGCCCGACGGTCTGCGTCTCGCCCTCGAGAAGCCGTTCGGCTCGGACGAAGAGAGCGCTCGCGAGCTGAACGCCGAGCTGCTCAAGATCGTCCCCGAAGAGCGCATCCACCGCACCGACCACTTCCTCGGTCGTGCCACGGTCCTCAACATGATCGGCCTGCGCTTCGCCAACCGCCTGTTCGAGCCGGTCTGGAACAGCGAGAACATCGAGAAGGTCGAGATCTTCTACGACGAGGTCCTCGGCCTCGAGGGTCGCGCCCAGTACTACGACAAGGCCGGCGCGCTGATCGACATGATCCAGAGCCACCTGCTGCAGGTGCTCGCCGTCATCGCGATGGACGCCCCGTCGAGCATCGACTCGGTCGAGCTGCGCAGCGAGATCGCTCGCGTCCTGCGGGCCACGTGGGTCAAGGACGCCGACCCGGTCGCCTCGAGCCGACGTGCCCAGTACGCGGCCGGCACCATCGACGGCAAGGACGTCCCCGCGTACGCCGACGAGGACGGCGTCGACAACGACCGCCAGACCGAGACCCTCGCCGAGGTCGAGTTCGAGGTCAAGACCCGTCGCTGGGCCGGCGTCCCGTTCATCCTGCGCTCGGGCAAGGGCATGACCAAGATCCGCAAAGAGGTGCTCATCACCTTCAAGCCGGTCCCGGCGCTGCCCGAGGGCCTCAACGGCTCGTCGACGCCCGACACGCTGCGCATCGAGATCAGCCCCGAGACGATGGAGCTCGGCGTCACGACCAACGGCTCCGGCAACCCCTTCGACCTCGAGAAGTCGACGATGTCGGTCACCCTGGGCAAGCCCGAGCTCACGCCCTACGGCGAGGTGCTGAGCGGCATCTTCCACGACGACCCGACGCTCTCGATCCGCGGCGACGTGGCCGAGCGCTGCTGGGCGATCGTCGCCCCCGTGATCGAGGCCTGGAAGGCCGACCAGGTGCCCCTCGACACCTACGCCGCCGGTTCGACCGGCCCGAAGGACTGGCCCGCCTGA
- a CDS encoding glycoside hydrolase family 15 protein, with amino-acid sequence MPLPIENYALIGDLHTGCLVGSDGSIDWLCLPRFDSASTFGALLGDHDAGRWLVAPSDADATSTRRYVDDTFVLVTRWTTPTGVVEVTDLMPYGDRRADVVRRVTGVSGTVSMHVDLAIRFGYGTAVPWVRQAPEGDGTALVATAGPDAVVVRGPRLTATDHTHEATFDVPAGETVDLSLTWYPSHREPPTAVDVSARIDETVTWWQDWSSRSSAPEVYTREVHRSLLILRALTNEDTGGIVAAATTSLPEQFGGSRNWDYRYVWLRDASMTLQALILHGYAEEADRWRGWLLRAIAGDPADVQIMYGLAGERYLHESELEQLTGYDGASPVRIGNAAYKQYQGDIFGEVMVALHEARLLGVEESEYSWPLQRALVQYVEDNWTRPDNGIWEIRGELQHFTHSRVMIWAALDRAIQGVEQFDLDGPLDRWRGLRDEVRTEIETRGWNADRASFTQHYGTTEVDASLLQLSQVGFVAADDPRMLGTVAAIEHDLLQDGLLMRYRTESGVDGLDGAENPFLTCSFWLAEQYAASGRVDDAVTLMDRLVGYCNDVGMLSEEIEVATGRHVGNTPQALSHLALVRAADAISRAKAATTA; translated from the coding sequence ATGCCCCTGCCCATCGAGAACTACGCACTGATCGGCGACCTGCACACCGGATGCCTCGTGGGCTCCGACGGCAGCATCGACTGGCTCTGCCTCCCCCGCTTCGACTCCGCCTCGACGTTCGGCGCCCTGCTCGGCGACCACGACGCCGGCCGGTGGCTCGTGGCCCCCTCCGACGCCGACGCCACCTCGACCCGGCGCTACGTGGACGACACCTTCGTGCTCGTCACCCGCTGGACGACGCCCACCGGCGTGGTCGAGGTCACCGACCTCATGCCCTACGGCGATCGGCGGGCCGACGTCGTCCGCCGGGTGACCGGCGTCTCGGGCACCGTCTCGATGCACGTCGACCTCGCGATCCGCTTCGGCTACGGCACGGCGGTCCCCTGGGTGCGGCAGGCCCCCGAGGGCGACGGCACCGCGCTCGTCGCCACGGCCGGGCCCGACGCCGTCGTCGTCCGTGGCCCCCGGCTCACGGCCACCGACCACACGCACGAGGCCACGTTCGACGTCCCCGCCGGCGAGACGGTCGACCTCAGCCTCACCTGGTACCCGTCGCACCGCGAACCGCCGACCGCCGTGGACGTCTCCGCCCGCATCGACGAGACCGTCACCTGGTGGCAGGACTGGTCGTCACGGTCCTCGGCACCCGAGGTCTACACCCGCGAGGTGCACCGATCACTGCTGATCCTGCGGGCCCTGACCAACGAGGACACCGGAGGCATCGTCGCCGCCGCGACCACGAGCCTGCCCGAGCAGTTCGGCGGCTCGCGCAACTGGGACTACCGCTACGTGTGGCTGCGCGACGCGTCCATGACGCTCCAGGCGCTCATCCTGCACGGCTACGCGGAGGAGGCCGACCGGTGGCGCGGCTGGCTGCTGCGGGCCATCGCCGGAGACCCCGCGGACGTGCAGATCATGTACGGCCTGGCCGGCGAACGGTACCTCCACGAGAGCGAACTCGAGCAGCTGACCGGTTACGACGGCGCCTCGCCGGTGCGGATCGGGAACGCCGCGTACAAGCAGTACCAGGGCGACATCTTCGGCGAGGTGATGGTCGCCCTGCACGAGGCCCGGCTGCTCGGCGTCGAGGAGAGCGAGTACTCGTGGCCCCTGCAGCGTGCCCTCGTGCAGTACGTCGAGGACAACTGGACCCGGCCCGACAACGGCATCTGGGAGATCCGGGGCGAGCTGCAGCACTTCACGCACTCGCGGGTGATGATCTGGGCCGCCCTCGACCGTGCGATCCAGGGGGTCGAGCAGTTCGACCTCGACGGCCCGCTCGATCGCTGGCGAGGTCTGCGCGACGAGGTGCGCACCGAGATCGAGACCCGCGGCTGGAACGCCGACCGCGCCTCCTTCACCCAGCACTACGGCACGACCGAGGTCGACGCGTCCCTGCTGCAGCTGTCGCAGGTCGGCTTCGTCGCCGCCGACGACCCCCGCATGCTCGGCACCGTCGCCGCCATCGAGCACGACCTGCTGCAGGACGGCCTGCTCATGCGCTACCGCACCGAGAGCGGCGTCGACGGCCTCGACGGAGCCGAGAACCCCTTCCTGACCTGCTCGTTCTGGCTGGCCGAGCAGTACGCCGCCTCGGGACGCGTCGACGACGCCGTCACCCTGATGGACCGCCTGGTCGGCTACTGCAACGACGTCGGCATGCTCTCGGAGGAGATCGAGGTCGCCACGGGACGACACGTCGGCAACACCCCGCAGGCGCTCTCGCACCTGGCTCTCGTGCGCGCGGCGGACGCGATCTCGCGCGCGAAGGCCGCGACGACGGCGTAG
- a CDS encoding App1 family protein — protein MPDTRKAPPAAVEPFLHRAARIENSVHRFREKRARRRGLLPTVVPYTGYGAPGWARVLSRVLLTRTGTLSGVDRLNVRGWRSFTSVPVEKALVEISLGGRVQRVQTDRGGVLDARIAVDLEPGWHVATLTTEGSVPVEAPIFVIDPEARFGIVSDIDDTVMVTSLPRPLLAAWNTFVLNEHARRPVPGMAVLYERLNAANPGCPVIYLSTGAWNVAPTLSRFLSRNLYPSGALLLTDWGPTHDRIFRSGRQHKQESLRRLADEFPELKWLLVGDDGQHDEELYGTFLHDHPENVAAVAIRQLSPSEAVLAGGRSRSEHAEGSDVVWVSAPDGAGLWEQLLDNGVID, from the coding sequence ATGCCCGACACCCGCAAGGCACCGCCCGCCGCCGTCGAGCCCTTCCTCCACCGAGCGGCCCGCATCGAGAACTCGGTCCATCGCTTCCGCGAGAAGCGGGCCCGGCGTCGCGGACTCCTCCCCACGGTCGTGCCGTACACCGGCTACGGCGCCCCGGGATGGGCTCGGGTGCTGTCGCGCGTCCTGCTCACCCGGACGGGCACGCTGTCGGGCGTCGACCGCCTCAACGTCCGGGGGTGGCGCAGCTTCACGAGCGTGCCCGTCGAGAAGGCCCTGGTCGAGATCTCGCTCGGCGGTCGCGTCCAGCGCGTCCAGACCGACCGCGGCGGCGTGCTCGACGCTCGCATCGCCGTCGACCTCGAACCCGGCTGGCACGTCGCGACCCTGACCACCGAAGGGTCCGTGCCGGTCGAGGCGCCGATCTTCGTCATCGATCCGGAGGCGCGGTTCGGCATCGTCTCGGACATCGACGACACCGTGATGGTCACCTCGCTGCCCCGGCCGCTGCTCGCCGCCTGGAACACCTTCGTCCTCAACGAGCACGCCCGGCGCCCCGTGCCCGGCATGGCCGTGCTGTACGAACGCCTGAACGCGGCGAACCCCGGGTGCCCCGTCATCTACCTGTCGACGGGGGCCTGGAACGTGGCGCCGACGCTGTCCCGCTTCCTGTCCCGCAACCTGTACCCGAGCGGCGCGCTGCTGTTGACCGACTGGGGCCCCACCCACGACCGGATCTTCCGCAGCGGACGTCAGCACAAGCAGGAGTCCCTGCGCCGCCTGGCCGACGAGTTCCCCGAGCTCAAGTGGCTGCTCGTCGGCGACGACGGTCAGCACGACGAAGAGCTGTACGGGACCTTCCTGCACGACCACCCCGAGAACGTGGCCGCCGTGGCCATCCGCCAGCTGTCGCCCAGCGAGGCCGTGCTGGCCGGTGGCCGGTCGCGGTCGGAGCACGCCGAGGGCAGCGACGTGGTCTGGGTGTCGGCACCCGACGGTGCCGGCCTGTGGGAGCAACTCCTCGACAACGGCGTGATCGACTGA
- a CDS encoding ABC transporter permease, with translation MNWIWSNSDYILDKTIVHLGLSVPPVILAFVISLPIGWAANRYTRLRGIVLAVAGLFYAVPSFALLVVLPGLIGYSIRSNTNLIIGLTLYGIALMVRSVADGLQSVEADVRQSATAVGYSGWQRFWRVEIPLAGPVLLAGLRVVLVSTISLATVGGILGINGLGLLFNDGLQRDIMAEIVAGIVLTIAMALVLDGLLVLLGRALMPWTRGRSATRAGTPTVARQKVVAP, from the coding sequence GTGAACTGGATCTGGTCCAACAGCGACTACATCCTCGACAAGACGATCGTGCACCTGGGCCTGAGCGTGCCGCCGGTCATCCTGGCGTTCGTCATCTCGCTGCCGATCGGCTGGGCGGCCAATCGCTACACGCGTCTCCGCGGCATCGTCCTGGCGGTCGCCGGATTGTTCTACGCCGTGCCGTCCTTCGCGCTGCTCGTCGTGCTCCCCGGTCTGATCGGGTACAGCATCCGAAGCAACACGAACCTCATCATCGGACTCACGCTCTACGGCATCGCCCTGATGGTCCGGTCCGTCGCCGACGGCCTGCAGTCGGTCGAGGCGGACGTCCGACAGTCCGCGACGGCGGTCGGATACTCCGGGTGGCAGCGCTTCTGGCGCGTCGAGATCCCCTTGGCCGGTCCCGTGCTGCTCGCGGGTCTCCGGGTCGTCCTGGTCAGTACCATCAGCCTCGCGACCGTGGGCGGCATCCTCGGCATCAACGGACTCGGGCTGCTCTTCAACGACGGCCTGCAGCGCGACATCATGGCCGAGATCGTGGCCGGGATCGTCCTCACGATCGCCATGGCCCTGGTCCTGGACGGGCTGCTGGTGCTGCTCGGACGAGCTCTCATGCCCTGGACGAGAGGTCGGTCCGCGACACGGGCGGGCACGCCCACCGTGGCCCGCCAGAAGGTCGTGGCACCGTGA
- a CDS encoding ABC transporter ATP-binding protein has product MIEFRSVTKQYPDGTLAVDDFSLVIPSRKTTVFVGSSGCGKTTILRMINRMVDPTSGVIEIDGESIGDLEPVRLRRGIGYVMQNSGLLPHRKVVDNIATVPVLKGTPKKVARDRALELMDTVGLDRDLAQRYPSQLSGGQQQRVGVARGLAVDPNILLMDEPFGAVDPLVRSDLQQELIRLQRELDKTVVFVTHDIDEAFYLGDQVVILEKGGQIAQQGTPAEILSAPATDFVAEFIGANRGKRALHVEETPTGQVVVDGDGRTAGVLTEPVRGGRTS; this is encoded by the coding sequence ATGATCGAGTTCCGTTCCGTGACGAAGCAGTACCCCGACGGCACCCTGGCGGTCGACGACTTCAGCCTGGTGATCCCGTCCCGCAAGACCACGGTCTTCGTCGGGTCCAGCGGGTGCGGCAAGACGACGATCCTGCGGATGATCAACCGCATGGTCGACCCGACGTCCGGCGTCATCGAGATCGACGGCGAGTCCATCGGCGACCTCGAGCCGGTGCGACTCCGCCGCGGCATCGGCTACGTCATGCAGAACTCGGGCCTGCTGCCGCATCGCAAGGTCGTCGACAACATCGCCACCGTCCCCGTGCTCAAGGGCACGCCCAAGAAGGTCGCCCGCGACCGCGCCCTCGAGCTGATGGACACGGTCGGGCTCGACCGCGACCTGGCCCAGCGCTACCCGAGCCAGCTGTCCGGCGGGCAGCAACAGCGCGTCGGCGTCGCCCGCGGCCTCGCCGTCGACCCGAACATCCTGCTGATGGACGAGCCCTTCGGTGCCGTCGACCCGCTCGTCCGGTCCGACCTGCAGCAAGAGCTCATCCGGTTGCAGCGCGAGCTCGACAAGACCGTCGTCTTCGTCACGCACGACATCGACGAGGCCTTCTACCTGGGCGATCAGGTCGTGATCCTCGAGAAGGGCGGCCAGATCGCCCAGCAGGGCACTCCCGCCGAGATCCTCTCGGCGCCGGCGACCGACTTCGTCGCCGAGTTCATCGGTGCCAACCGGGGCAAGCGAGCGTTGCACGTCGAAGAGACCCCGACCGGTCAGGTGGTGGTCGACGGCGACGGACGCACCGCCGGGGTGCTGACCGAACCGGTCCGAGGTGGGCGGACGTCGTGA
- the pnuC gene encoding nicotinamide riboside transporter PnuC: protein MNPLLWLFDAQLHIGDQTILWREVVGNVFGLLSALGGMRRKVWAWPIGIVGNALLFTVFLGAVFDTPNPVNLLGQAARQVMFIVVSIYGWYRWKHAGDTGGVAVEPRWAGWKNRVLIVVGLVGGTALLTPVFRLLGSYEPVWADAWIFTGSLLATYGMAKGWVEFWLIWVAVDLVGTPLLFSAGYYASAFMYVFYGAFTLAGFVVWARTRRQKPKVETLWPDPTLQR, encoded by the coding sequence ATGAATCCGTTGCTGTGGTTGTTCGACGCCCAGTTGCACATCGGCGACCAGACGATCCTCTGGCGCGAGGTGGTGGGCAACGTCTTCGGTCTGCTGAGCGCCCTCGGCGGCATGCGACGCAAGGTCTGGGCCTGGCCGATCGGCATCGTGGGCAACGCGCTGCTGTTCACCGTCTTCCTCGGCGCGGTGTTCGACACCCCGAACCCGGTGAACCTGCTCGGGCAGGCCGCGCGCCAGGTGATGTTCATCGTCGTGTCGATCTACGGCTGGTACCGCTGGAAACACGCCGGCGACACCGGCGGCGTGGCCGTCGAGCCCCGCTGGGCGGGGTGGAAGAACCGGGTGCTGATCGTCGTCGGCCTGGTCGGCGGCACCGCCCTGCTGACTCCCGTCTTCCGCCTGCTGGGGTCGTACGAACCCGTCTGGGCCGACGCCTGGATCTTCACGGGGTCGCTCCTCGCCACCTACGGCATGGCCAAGGGCTGGGTCGAGTTCTGGTTGATCTGGGTCGCGGTCGACCTCGTCGGCACTCCCCTGCTGTTCAGCGCCGGCTACTACGCGTCGGCGTTCATGTACGTCTTCTACGGCGCCTTCACGCTCGCGGGGTTCGTCGTCTGGGCTCGCACCCGGCGACAGAAGCCCAAGGTCGAGACGCTCTGGCCCGACCCGACGCTGCAACGTTGA
- a CDS encoding TetR/AcrR family transcriptional regulator, translated as MLVTDVNDALPGGSPLLRNEPVQARSSARLTGLLDAAAAIIDEIGYERLTTAMVAERAGASIGTVYRYFPDRIAVVDALALRSVQRLTVRVGEAVSDDAVTDWRRAVDLFVDAKAEMYRSEPGFRAIRFADAPDVRTPETRQYTSPLAEQLLAVFVEHCAVTRTDELELGLQVAVEIANALLARAFIDDPEGDDRFVGQCRAVLTGYLEPLVGAH; from the coding sequence TTGCTCGTCACCGACGTCAATGACGCACTGCCCGGGGGTTCACCGCTGCTCAGGAACGAGCCCGTCCAGGCTCGCAGTTCCGCGCGGCTCACCGGGCTGCTCGACGCGGCCGCGGCCATCATCGACGAGATCGGCTACGAGCGTCTGACCACGGCGATGGTCGCCGAGCGCGCAGGTGCCTCGATCGGCACGGTCTACCGCTACTTCCCCGACCGCATCGCCGTCGTCGACGCCCTCGCCCTGCGGTCGGTCCAACGCCTGACCGTCCGGGTCGGCGAGGCCGTGTCCGACGACGCCGTCACCGACTGGCGTCGTGCCGTCGACCTCTTCGTCGACGCCAAGGCCGAGATGTACCGCAGCGAGCCCGGCTTCCGCGCCATCCGCTTCGCCGACGCTCCCGACGTGCGCACGCCCGAGACGCGCCAGTACACGAGCCCGCTGGCCGAGCAGTTGCTCGCGGTCTTCGTCGAGCACTGCGCGGTGACGCGCACCGACGAACTCGAGTTGGGCCTCCAGGTGGCGGTCGAGATCGCGAACGCCCTCCTGGCGCGCGCCTTCATCGACGACCCCGAGGGTGACGACCGCTTCGTCGGCCAGTGCCGCGCGGTGCTGACGGGCTACCTCGAGCCCCTCGTCGGCGCGCACTGA
- a CDS encoding ABC transporter permease, with amino-acid sequence MNLFLDAFAWLADPAHLSGADGVPTRLGEHLWYTIVAVVIASVLAVPAGYLIGHTGRGRTLAVALTGGARALPTVGLVFLLALLVGIGITAPMIAFVVLAIPSVLAGAYSGFEAVDRKTIDAARAVGMTEWQIVTKVEVPLGLPLLIGGIRSATLQVVATATIATVVGAGGLGTYIFRGLRSNDYTQMLAGSILVIALAVVLEVLFSIVQRLVVPAGVTAGRPSDTRSKAVRPGAVTATPLTKGTQ; translated from the coding sequence GTGAACCTTTTTCTCGACGCGTTCGCCTGGCTCGCCGATCCTGCCCACCTCTCCGGTGCCGACGGGGTCCCGACGAGGCTGGGCGAGCATCTCTGGTACACGATCGTCGCCGTGGTGATCGCTTCGGTCCTCGCCGTCCCGGCTGGTTACCTCATCGGGCACACGGGTCGTGGCCGGACCCTGGCCGTCGCCCTGACCGGTGGCGCCCGGGCGCTGCCGACCGTCGGGCTGGTCTTCCTCCTGGCGCTCCTCGTGGGGATCGGCATCACCGCCCCGATGATCGCCTTCGTCGTCCTGGCGATCCCCTCGGTGCTGGCCGGTGCCTATTCGGGCTTCGAAGCCGTGGATCGCAAGACCATCGACGCCGCCCGGGCGGTCGGCATGACCGAGTGGCAGATCGTCACCAAGGTCGAGGTGCCCCTCGGGCTGCCCCTCCTGATCGGCGGCATCCGTTCGGCCACGCTGCAGGTCGTGGCCACGGCGACCATCGCCACGGTGGTCGGGGCCGGGGGCCTCGGCACCTACATCTTCCGCGGCCTGCGATCGAACGACTACACCCAGATGCTGGCGGGCTCCATCCTCGTCATCGCCCTCGCGGTCGTCCTCGAGGTCCTCTTCTCGATCGTCCAGCGTCTCGTCGTCCCCGCCGGGGTCACGGCCGGTCGCCCCTCCGACACCCGCTCCAAGGCCGTCCGGCCCGGGGCGGTCACGGCAACACCCCTCACGAAAGGCACACAGTGA
- a CDS encoding helix-turn-helix domain-containing protein, which yields MFDDDQTPPASAPSLISTDERERQVGEQIRRLRLDQGLDQLELARRADLSPSTVQSLEAGRGSTLRSLVRVLRALGADDALGNIAPASAVSPLDLLRSSGDEPRRRVYRPRGARSSGDGS from the coding sequence GTGTTCGACGACGATCAGACACCCCCCGCGAGTGCGCCCTCGCTCATCTCGACCGACGAGCGCGAACGCCAGGTCGGCGAACAGATCCGTCGCCTGAGGCTCGACCAGGGACTCGACCAGCTCGAACTCGCTCGACGGGCCGACCTGTCACCCAGCACGGTGCAGTCCCTCGAGGCCGGGCGGGGCAGCACGTTGCGCTCGCTCGTCCGCGTCCTGCGGGCCCTGGGCGCGGACGACGCCCTCGGGAACATCGCCCCGGCGAGCGCCGTCAGCCCGCTCGACCTGCTGCGGTCGTCGGGCGACGAGCCGCGACGTCGGGTGTACCGCCCGCGGGGTGCACGATCGTCGGGCGACGGCTCGTGA
- a CDS encoding type II toxin-antitoxin system HipA family toxin produces MSWVPVRAVEVTAWGLRVGAVALDPGLGAYVFEYYPDWVARGIELAPLTMPVRTRRHVFPQLPEATFHRLPAVLADAMPDDFGNAVIDAWLVRQGVSRQQVSPLDRLAYMADRAMGALEFRPSRGPRQRTTSALELSALVEGARSVLDASFSDDHETESAIRSLIQVGTSAGGARAKAVVAWNRGTGEIRSGQLAAPDGFEHWLIKLDGLGPDSELGSGGLAGRVEYAYSLMAGAAGIDMAECRLLDENGRSHFMTRRFDRRVEGKAHVLTLCGAAHLDFRQRQAHDYGQLFDVVRRLGLGDEAMAQAFRRMVFNVLAANNDDHTKNSSFLLAGPGASWGLSPAYDVTFAHNPTGRWTYQHLMGVDGVYRDVSRADVMRLADRFLVRDASGIVDEVRDAVRRWRSFADEAGLPREAVDHVEEALPRW; encoded by the coding sequence GTGAGCTGGGTCCCGGTCCGGGCGGTCGAGGTGACGGCGTGGGGCCTGCGGGTGGGGGCCGTGGCGCTGGACCCGGGGCTCGGGGCGTACGTCTTCGAGTACTACCCGGACTGGGTGGCTCGGGGCATCGAGCTGGCTCCGCTGACGATGCCGGTCCGCACCCGGCGGCATGTGTTCCCGCAGCTGCCCGAGGCGACGTTCCACCGGCTGCCCGCCGTGCTGGCGGACGCGATGCCGGACGACTTCGGCAACGCGGTGATCGACGCCTGGTTGGTGCGGCAGGGCGTGTCGCGGCAGCAGGTGAGCCCGCTGGACCGGTTGGCGTACATGGCGGACCGGGCCATGGGGGCGTTGGAGTTCCGGCCCTCGAGGGGGCCGCGCCAGCGGACGACGAGCGCGCTCGAGCTGAGCGCACTGGTCGAGGGGGCACGCAGCGTGCTGGACGCCAGCTTCAGCGACGACCACGAGACCGAGTCGGCGATCCGGTCCTTGATCCAGGTGGGGACGTCGGCGGGTGGGGCGCGGGCGAAGGCGGTGGTCGCGTGGAACCGTGGGACGGGTGAGATCCGGTCGGGTCAGTTGGCGGCGCCGGACGGGTTCGAGCACTGGTTGATCAAGTTGGACGGGTTGGGCCCGGACTCCGAGTTGGGGTCGGGCGGCCTGGCCGGTCGGGTCGAGTACGCGTACTCACTGATGGCGGGGGCGGCGGGGATCGACATGGCCGAGTGCCGGCTGCTCGACGAGAACGGGCGGTCGCACTTCATGACGCGTCGGTTCGACCGTCGGGTCGAGGGCAAGGCGCACGTCCTGACGCTGTGCGGGGCGGCCCATCTCGACTTCCGTCAGCGACAGGCGCACGACTACGGGCAGCTGTTCGACGTGGTCCGTCGCCTGGGGCTGGGCGACGAGGCGATGGCGCAGGCGTTCCGCCGGATGGTCTTCAACGTGCTGGCGGCCAACAACGACGACCACACGAAGAACTCGTCGTTCCTGCTGGCGGGGCCCGGGGCGTCGTGGGGACTGTCGCCCGCGTACGACGTGACGTTCGCGCACAACCCGACCGGGCGGTGGACGTACCAGCACCTCATGGGGGTGGACGGTGTCTACCGCGACGTCTCGCGGGCCGACGTGATGCGTCTGGCCGACCGCTTCCTGGTGCGGGACGCGTCGGGCATCGTCGACGAGGTGCGTGACGCGGTGCGGCGGTGGCGGTCGTTCGCCGACGAGGCCGGCCTGCCCCGCGAGGCGGTCGACCACGTCGAGGAGGCGCTGCCCCGCTGGTGA
- a CDS encoding DUF6504 family protein has translation MRVDEKVPVETTADGAPLRFEWRGVVYGVVSSPELWVTRTDWWRSATRAPRGASAHLLEMTVWRVDAVPLTDGAHRVDGTFDLALDGRGDSWLLLGVFDDRVEQQLFA, from the coding sequence ATGAGGGTGGACGAGAAGGTCCCGGTCGAGACGACCGCCGACGGGGCGCCCCTGCGCTTCGAGTGGCGGGGGGTCGTGTACGGCGTCGTCAGCTCGCCCGAGCTCTGGGTCACACGCACCGACTGGTGGCGGTCGGCGACCCGGGCGCCGCGCGGGGCGAGCGCACACCTGCTCGAGATGACGGTCTGGCGGGTCGACGCGGTGCCGCTCACCGACGGCGCCCACCGGGTCGACGGCACCTTCGACCTGGCGCTCGACGGCCGGGGCGACTCGTGGTTGCTGCTCGGGGTGTTCGACGACCGGGTCGAGCAGCAGCTCTTCGCCTGA
- a CDS encoding SOS response-associated peptidase, with translation MTSEGDRGVGHRMSAAATRMDRMCGRFVMARASSDLVALFDVDVSGDTLPEPSWNIAPTRPVSLLVDAAPRGADAGGPPVRRLASARWGLVPGGSAGPDSGPPLFNARSESAAEKPSFRDAVISRRGLVPATGWYEWQTLPDGSKRPVLVRLPDDEVVLFGALYEWWRDPSAEVGAPSRWLLSTTVLTRASSGPVSDVHDRMPVLVGTDVMDDWLDPETEGDDDLVQGIAGLSDEIAERLLHHEVGPEVGSSSVDHPGLLAPVD, from the coding sequence ATGACGTCGGAAGGGGACCGAGGTGTCGGTCACCGGATGTCGGCGGCTGCCACCAGAATGGATCGCATGTGCGGACGATTCGTGATGGCACGCGCCTCGAGCGACCTGGTGGCCCTGTTCGACGTCGATGTATCAGGAGACACTCTCCCAGAGCCTTCCTGGAATATCGCTCCGACTCGGCCGGTGAGTCTCCTGGTCGACGCGGCACCTCGGGGCGCCGACGCGGGTGGCCCGCCGGTCCGACGCCTCGCGTCGGCCCGCTGGGGTCTCGTGCCCGGCGGCTCGGCGGGTCCCGACTCCGGTCCCCCGCTGTTCAACGCACGATCCGAGTCGGCCGCCGAGAAACCCTCGTTCCGCGACGCCGTGATCTCGCGCCGTGGCCTGGTCCCGGCGACGGGCTGGTACGAGTGGCAGACCCTGCCCGACGGCTCGAAGCGCCCCGTCCTCGTGCGGCTGCCCGACGACGAGGTGGTCCTGTTCGGTGCGCTCTACGAGTGGTGGCGCGACCCGTCGGCCGAGGTCGGCGCCCCGTCTCGGTGGCTGCTGTCGACGACCGTGTTGACCCGCGCCTCCTCGGGTCCGGTGTCCGACGTGCACGACCGCATGCCGGTGCTCGTCGGCACCGACGTCATGGACGACTGGCTCGACCCCGAGACCGAGGGCGACGACGACCTGGTGCAGGGCATCGCGGGCCTCAGCGACGAGATCGCCGAGCGCCTGCTGCACCACGAGGTCGGCCCCGAGGTCGGCTCGTCGTCGGTCGACCACCCCGGTCTGCTCGCTCCCGTCGACTGA